The following are encoded together in the Penicillium digitatum chromosome 3, complete sequence genome:
- a CDS encoding Ham1-like protein → MTLTKLNFITGNKNKLLEVRAILGNAIEVDNQEVDVPEIQGTIEEIAKEKARRAAEAINGPALTEDTALEFHALKGLPGPYIKSFMENLGHEGLNKMLDGFEDRTAEAVCTFAFCRGPGEEPIIFQGRTEGAIVRPRGPGKFGWDAIFEYDGKETYAEMDKEEKNKISHRYKALVKLQQWLAEGQQ, encoded by the exons ATGACTCTCACCAAGCTCAACTTCATCACCGGCAACAAAAACAAACTCCTTGAGGTGCGGGCTATCCTCGGTAATGCCATCGAAGTGGACAACCAGGAGGTCGATGTCCCCGAGATCCAAGGCACAATCGAAGAAATCGCCAAAGAGAAGGCCAGACGTGCCGCCGAAGCA ATCAATGGACCTGCCTTGACCGAAGACACTGCGCTTGAGTTCCATGCGCTTAAGGGTCTCCCTGGGCCATACAT CAAATCATTCATGGAGAATTTGGGCCACGAGGGCTTGAACAAGATGCTCGATGGCTTCGAGGATCGGACTGCCGAAGCTGTGTGCACCTTTGCCTTTTGTCGGGGCCCTGGTGAAGAGCCAATAATTTTCCAGGGGAGAACTGAG GGTGCCATTGTGCGGCCCAGAGGCCCAGGAAAGTTCG gctgggatgcTATCTTCGAATATGATGGCAAGGAGACATATGCCGAGATGGACAAGGAGGAAAAG AACAAGATATCGCACCGGTATAAGGCACTGGTGAAGTTGCAGCAGTGGCTAGCCGAAGGCCAACAGTAA
- a CDS encoding Putative adenylate kinase fap7: MRTSPNVIITGTPGVGKTVHCEQLAQEIGLKHLSINQVAKDRGCFDEYDEELKTWVVDEDKLLDALEDEIPKGGYLIDWHACDLFPKSWIDLVVVLRCPTTNILYDRLSSRGYHEKKLEENVDAEIFGVLSDEAREAFDEEIVVELNSEQDADVDSNCQRIAQWVDSWKKSHAENAD; the protein is encoded by the exons ATGCGCACCTCTCCAAATGTGATCATCACCGGCACCCCCGGCGTGGGGAAGACTGTCCACTGCGAGCAACTCGCGCAAGAGATCGGCTTGAAGCACTTGTCCATTAACCAGGTCGCAAAGGACCGTGGATGCTTCGATGAATATGACGAGGAATTGAAGACATGGGTGGTCGATGAGGATAAG CTCCTCGATGCCCTTGAAGACGAAATTCCTAAGGGTGGCTACTTAATCGACTGGCACGCCTGCGACCTTTTTCCCAAGTCCTGGATCGACCTCGTCGTTGTCCTCCGTTGCCCCACAACAAATATTCTATATGATCGCCTTTCTTCGCG GGGCTACCACGAGAAAAAGCTAGAAGAGAACGTTGACGCAGAAATCTTTGGCGTCCTGTCGGACGAAGCGCGAGAGGCATTCGACGAAGAGATCGTGGTAGAGCTGAACAGCGAACAGGACGCAGATGTGGACTCGAACTGCCAGCGGATCGCGCAATGGGTCGATTCGTGGAAGAAATCACACGCCGAAAATGCGGATTGA
- a CDS encoding Peptidase C78, ubiquitin fold modifier-specific peptidase 1/ 2 translates to MADSNAASCPFCPFTDSDANFVSQHIEFCHPETGVTGFLQETPQEFATQISASLPEDEEGADKYVNCPHECGEMIKIAELSSHLDLHAAEAMALDDFGATSARSTADVHDHGYDGLFDEDSLDILDSHKGGKRGMQRDSSRVNTAKPPRPHSPLRTTNADGIKRLGRSELGPHAHEKKMPSWLKKMLEKGGSISKQTQITSDGKFTRRETVENETDHLIPVLTRLCEQDKSVQRAFFCSPKVRHICKMRREGGFCGYRNIQMMVSWLKKSRGFGHEHFPNKGPTILELQDMIESAWDMGFNSSGRAETGGIKDTRKFIGTPEAQALFMSLGIPCEARSLSESSDLRACDALYIDVADYFRSACSPEDETKIVQTDLPPIYFQHQGHSMTIIGFEIRDNGSANLLVFDPMFKTSPAMERLIGAFVKPSDPTRLLKAYRRGTPYLQKYKIFELLKLSITSPKHEAK, encoded by the exons ATGGCCGATAGTAACGCCGCCTCATGCCCTTTCTGTCCTTTTACAGACTCCGACGCTAATTTTGTGTCCCAACATATTGAGTTCTGCCACCCAGAAACTGGGGTAACGGGTTTTCTGCAGGAAACCCCGCAAGAGTTCGCAACCCAAATCTCGGCTTCACTAccagaggacgaggagggCGCAGACAAATATGTCAACTGTCCACATGAATGTGGTGAGATGATAAAAATTGCCGAGCTCTCAAGTCACCTGGATCTGCATGCTGCAGAGGCCATGGCCCTGGATGATTTCGGGGCCACTTCGGCACGCTCAACTGCAGACGTACATGACCATGGGTATGACGGACTCTTTGACGAGGATTCCCTCGACATACTCGACTCTCACAAGGGAGGCAAGCGTGGGATGCAACGAGACTCCTCGCGAGTAAACACTGCGAAGCCACCGCGGCCTCACAGTCCGCTAAGGACGACCAATGCCGATGGGATTAAGAGATTAGGG CGCTCTGAATTGGGCCCCCATGCCCATGAGAAGAAAATGCCATCATGGCTAAAGAAAATGCTGGAAAAGGGCGGGAGCATCTCAAAACAAACCCAAATCACATCGGATGGGAAATTCACACGGCGCGAGACTGTAGAAAATGAGACGGATCATCTGATTCCTGTTCTTACTCGGCTGTGTGAACAGGACAAATCCGTCCAACGGGCATTCTTCTGTAGCCCCAAAGTCCGCCATATCTGCAAGATGCGCCGGGAAGGCGGGTTTTGTGGCTATCGCAATATTCAGATGATGGTTTCTTGGCTGAAAAAGTCCCGTGGCTTTGGCCATGAGCACTTCCCAAATAAGGGGCCGACGATCCTCGAGCTACAAGATATGATTGAATCGGCCTGGGATATGGGGTTCAATAGTTCTGGAAGAGCTGAGACAGGTGGTATCAAAGATACGCGCAAATTTATTGGAACACCTGAA GCACAAGCACTTTTCATGAGCCTAGGGATCCC ATGTGAAGCCAGAAGTCTCTCAGAGAGTAGCGACCTACGGGCTTGTGATGCTCTTTACATTGATGTCGCCGACTATTTTCGATCAGCGTGCTCACCAGAAGACGAGACGAAGATCGTTCAGACTGATCTCCCGCCGATATACTTCCAGCACCAAG GTCATTCTATGACAATCATCGGGTTTGAAATACGAGACAACGGCAGCGCAAATCTGCTGGTATTCGATCCCATGTTCAAGACTTCCCCTGCAATGGAGCGTCTGATCGGAGCGTTTGTCAAGCCTTCGGATCCCACTCGTCTTCTCAAAGCATATCGCAGAGGAACGCCTTACCTGCAAAAGTACAAGATTTTTGAGCTTCTCAA GCTATCTATAACCAGCCCGAAACATGAAGCAAAATAG
- a CDS encoding Aspartokinase, translated as MATTTFDSNLPVTAQAHRNWVVQKFGGTSVGKFARNIIEQVVQPSLLKNRVAVVCSARSSSTKAEGTTNRLLRAARDAEHPRSQQYLTLVEAVRLEHVQVAQEELQSAEIRDQVIADITGECERVLRFLEAAQTLGEISARCVDKVMSAGEKLSCLLMAALLQDRGVDSQYVDLSEIIDFPIGPHGLDQDFYNALAAAFGSQVEACGHRVPVVTGYFGTIPGGLLDQIGRGYTDLCAALVAVGTRAAELQVWKEVDGIFTADPRKVPTAHLLPAITPAEAAELTFYGSEVIHPFTMEQVIRARIPIRIKNVMNPKNEGTIIFPDSVAELERTTPGHDPRLFRTRSPSLANTSKRPTAVTIKHNILVINVHSNKRSLSHGFFAGIFSVLDKWRLSIDLISTSEVHVSLALHSEMPLLNGNGRDEYQVIDDDLQGALNDLGKYGTVDIIPEMAILSLVGKQMKNMIGVAGRMFTTLGENSVNIEMISQGEEIIADPHSSPPPFPSPYLQILNWY; from the exons ATGGCCACTACTACCTTCGATTCAAATTTGCCAGTGACCGCGCAGGCACACAGAAATTGGGTCGTGCAGAAGTTTGGTGGTACTAGCGTGGGCAAGTTCGCGCGCAATATCATTGAGCAGGTCGTCCA ACCCAGCCTCTTAAAAAACAGAGTCGCCGTCGTATGCTCTGCGAGAAGCAGCTCTACAAAAGCTGAAGGCACAACCAACCG GCTGCTGCGGGCAGCGCGGGATGCTGAACATCCTCGTTCGCAGCAATATCTGACATTGGTGGAGGCTGTTCGTTTGGAGCATGTTCAAGTCGCCCAGGAAGAATTGCAGTCGGCCGAAATAAGAGATCAAGTGATTGCGGACATCACCGGCGAATGCGAACGAGTACTCAGGTTCCTTGAGGCCGCTCAGACCCTGGGAGAGATTAGTGCGCGCTGTGTGGATAAGGTGATGAGCGCCGGTGAGAAGCTGAGCTGTCTGCTGATGGCCGCTCTACTGCAAGACCGCGGGGTTGATTCGCAGTATGTGGATCTTTCTGAAATTATTGATTTCCCCATTGGGCCCCACGGGTTGGACCAGGACTTTTATAATGCCCTGGCAGCGGCTTTCGGCAGCCAAGTTGAGGCCTGCGGACACCGAGTACCTGTTGTGACTGGGTACTTTGGTACCATCCCCGGTGGTCTGCTCGATCAGATTGGTCGTGGATATACCGATCTCTGTGCCGCCCTTGTGGCAGTTGGAACCCGCGCGGCGGAGCTGCAGGTGTGGAAGGAGGTGGATGGTATATTTACCGCGGACCCGCGTAAAGTGCCAACGGCTCATCTGCTCCCGGCCATCACCCCTGCTGAAGCCGCTGAATTGACCTTCTATGGATCCGAAGTCATTCATCCGTTCACCATGGAGCAAGTCATTCGCGCAAGGATTCCTATTCGCATTAAGAACGTCATGAACCCTAAGAACGAAGGCACTATTATCTTCCCTGACTCGGTGGCCGAACTGGAGAGAACTACACCAGGACATGACCCACGCCTGTTCCGGACTCGGAGTCCCAGTCTTGCGAATACATCGAAACGCCCGACCGCAGTCACCATCAAGCACAACATCCTGGTGATCAATGTGCATTCCAACAAGCGGTCGCTCTCCCATGGTTTCTTTGCCGGTATTTTCTCCGTATTGGACAAGTGGCGCCTATCCATTGATTTGATCTCGACCAGCGAGGTCCACGTGTCCTTGGCCCTTCACTCAGAGATGCCCCTTCTGAATGGAAACGGACGGGATGAGTATCAGGTCATTGACGATGATCTCCAGGGCGCATTAAATGACCTGGGGAAGTACGGAACTGTGGACATCATCCCTGAGATGGCCATTCTCAGTCTGGTGGGCAAGCAAATGAAAAACATGATCGGGGTTGCAGGGCGTATGTTCACCACTCTCGGCGAGAACAGCGTGAATATCGAGATGATCTCTCAAGGTGAGGAAATAATTGCTGATCCCCActcctctcccccccccttcccctccCCCTACCTTCAAATCCTTAACTGGTACTAA
- a CDS encoding Winged helix-turn-helix transcription repressor DNA-binding codes for MGSTRSTGAHYSSVLAPSAQEIIRSRPRLQPSPLPLQPIHNSTRHPSSGPHRQSPTKGLHPQGSHLRHGKLGFIPISAPPPPMFATDSPAKKPPFPIYSTTSMPHSALFTTFSSVNLESSRENHLSEELSNDSFADFPEPSYESKLPMKRTLMEAAPLKERSNKKQKRDDAPTTYLPEPHDMPPVEDDGTKPPYSYATLIGMSILRANNRRLTLAQIYKWISDTFSYYKNSDPGWQNSIRHNLSLNKAFIKQERPKDDPGKGNYWAIEPGMEAQFLKDKQVRRATMSSLPLPAAPQRDLMQQSQTASTTTWMVPPQHAYHAPPHHASAPRPAPNDLSSDATLPASDPALQDDADEVIPVPAPRAAPRSSPPQAIRSSPPIAPPRFARQGTPPTPTHSGPTPAPRPRKRKSITMNDSGYFSSLESSALRPNKAGHILTSDLDIEPPRIKRGRAEEEIARMRSSSHDVSPGQPAARKNPNPPIGSSPLRSQYVSMQPPPLTPIIKFKKPVRPPPSVSPNTNLRNHRRKIQQMVNSPIKHLGLSEDALPWSPAFNLQDESYTPHDHFHTSFDVFADPGSAQLSYGSPEKRSIKRPRNDSGNTVLSDITSVNINSRLGMPSMSRSRSSIFPESPSKLPDTTRFGDAGQEDFFSFHLFDEGNDSPGEVDGVDLLQGFQKIGGISKDDTLKPRALHRPQIGHRPNATLF; via the coding sequence ATGGGATCGACGCGTTCTACGGGCGCACACTATTCTTCAGTGCTAGCCCCATCAGCCCAGGAGATCATCAGATCGAGGCCCCGTCTGCAACCCTCACCGCTACCACTTCAGCCCATTCACAACTCAACTCGCCATCCGTCTTCGGGCCCGCACAGGCAATCGCCAACCAAAGGTCTTCACCCTCAGGGCTCCCATTTGCGACACGGAAAGCTCGGTTTCATCCCCATATctgctcctcctcctcccatGTTTGCCACCGACTCCCCAGCCAAGAAACCGCCGTTCCCCATCTACTCTACTACCTCTATGCCACATTCTGCTCTCTTCACCACATTCTCCAGCGTGAACCTCGAATCATCAAGAGAAAACCATCTCTCCGAAGAGCTATCCAATGACAGTTTCGCGGACTTCCCAGAACCGTCCTATGAATCCAAACTTCCAATGAAGCGTACACTGATGGAGGCTGCGCCTCTCAAGGAGCGATCTAATAAGAAACAAAAGCGTGACGACGCGCCAACTACTTATCTACCTGAACCGCACGATATGCCaccggtggaagatgatggcaCCAAGCCTCCGTACAGTTACGCTACGTTGATCGGGATGTCAATTTTGCGCGCTAATAACCGGCGCTTGACGCTAGCGCAAATTTACAAGTGGATCTCCGATACCTTCTCATACTACAAGAACAGCGACCCCGGTTGGCAAAACAGCATCCGACATAACCTCAGTCTTAACAAGGCATTTATCAAGCAAGAGCGACCTAAGGATGATCCTGGCAAGGGCAACTACTGGGCCATCGAGCCCGGGATGGAAGCGCAATTCCTCAAAGACAAACAAGTGCGCCGCGCCACCATGTCGAGTCTTCCTCTCCCCGCCGCTCCTCAGAGAGATCTCATGCAACAGTCGCAAACTGCAAGCACCACGACCTGGATGGTACCGCCGCAGCATGCTTATCATGCGCCACCTCACCATGCATCTGCCCCCAGGCCAGCCCCAAATGACTTGTCTTCGGACGCCACGTTACCTGCGTCGGATCCTGCTCTTCAAGATGATGCGGACGAAGTGATTCCAGTTCCTGCACCACGCGCAGCGCCTCGTTCCTCGCCACCGCAGGCCATTCGGTCATCTCCTCCCATCGCTCCTCCCCGATTCGCCCGCCAGGGTACCCCTCCAACCCCCACTCACTCTGGCCCTACCCCTGCACCTCGCCCGCGCAAGCGAAAGTCGATTACCATGAATGACAGCGGTTATTTCTCGTCTTTGGAGTCATCGGCTCTAAGACCTAACAAGGCTGGGCACATTTTGACATCTGATCTAGATATCGAGCCTCCGCGCATCAAGCGCGGCCGTGCTGAAGAAGAGATCGCGCGCATGCGCAGCTCTTCTCACGATGTCAGCCCTGGCCAGCCTGCAGCTCGCAAAAACCCCAACCCACCTATTGGTTCATCGCCTCTCCGTAGCCAGTATGTGAGCATGCAGCCGCCTCCGTTAACGCCCATCATCAAGTTTAAGAAGCCGGTCAGACCACCACCATCTGTGTCTCCAAACACCAACCTGCGAAATCATCGCCGAAAGATACAGCAGATGGTCAACTCACCCATCAAGCATTTGGGTCTTTCTGAAGATGCTCTCCCTTGGAGTCCGGCTTTCAATCTTCAGGACGAGTCATACACCCCTCACGATCATTTCCACACCTCCTTTGATGTTTTCGCGGATCCTGGATCAGCACAGTTATCGTACGGATCTCCGGAGAAACGCTCCATCAAACGTCCCCGAAACGACAGTGGGAATACCGTACTTTCGGACATCACTTCGGTGAACATCAATAGCAGACTGGGCATGCCCTCGATGTCCCGCTCCAGGTCCTCAATCTTCCCCGAGTCACCATCTAAGCTCCCCGACACAACCCGATTTGGAGATGCTGGCCAGGAAGACTTCTTCTCGTTCCATCTTTTCGATGAGGGCAATGACAGCCCAGGCGAAGTCGACGGAGTTGATCTTCTGCAGGGTTTCCAAAAGATCGGAGGCATAAGCAAGGATGACACCTTGAAGCCCAGGGCGCTTCATCGACCACAAATAGGCCACCGCCCCAATGCGACCTTGTTTTGA
- a CDS encoding Cell cycle control protein Cwf14/Bud31, putative, with translation MPPIRTSRNRKPPPAGFDDIEDTLLEFSNKMKDAENASHEGKKKYEVLWPIFQISHQRSRYIYELYYEKEAISKELYDFLLKNKYADANLIAKWKKQGYEKLCCLRCVQTKETNFNSTCICRVPKAQLKENQTIQCVSCGCNGCGSSD, from the exons ATGCCTCCGATTCGCACTTCCCGCAATCGCAAACCGCCTCCCGCTGGCTTCGACGACATCGAAGATACCTTGCTGGAATTCAGCAACAAAATGAAGGATGCGGAGAATGCGTCACACgaaggaaagaagaaatacGAAGTTCTCTGGCCCATATTTCAGATCAGCCATCAAC GCTCACGTTACATCTACGAACTTTACTATGAGAAAGAAGCGATCTCGAAGGAATTGTACGACTTCCTGCTTAAGAACAAGTATGCCGATGCGAACTTGATTGCcaagtggaagaagcagGGCTATGAGAAG TTGTGCTGCCTGCGCTGTGTCCAAACGAAAGAGACGAATTTCAATTCCACGTGTATCTGCCGAGTGCCCAAGGCGCAGCTCAAGGAGAACCAAACTATTCAGTGTGTCAGCTGTGGCTGCAACGGCTGTGGAAGCAGCGACTAA
- a CDS encoding Magnesium and cobalt transport protein and translocase of inner mitochondrial membrane, putative — protein sequence MEQQLDLTKLSESDKKELNQVLTNEAQKSNIQQTVHHLNEVCWEKCITSKITSGTLDKSEETCAQNCVDRWMDTSLSILSKLDSMRGGPGH from the exons ATGGAACAACAGCTCGATCTCACCAAGCTCTCCGAGAGTGATAAGAAGGAACTCAACCAGGTCCTGACCAATGAGGCTCAGAAGTCCAACATTCAGCAGA CCGTCCACCACCTGAATGAAGTGTGCTGGGAAAAATGCATTACCAGCAAGATCACCTCCGGCACTCTCGATAAGTCCGAGGAGACATGCGCACAGAACTGCGTTGACCGGTGGATGGATACCAGTCTGTCCATCCTGTCCAAGCTGGACAGCATGCGCGGCGGCCCCGGTCACTAA
- a CDS encoding 60S ribosomal protein uL23 — translation MAPSDNKTGKNKANAAAKAVAKGASLHKSRKVRTSATFHRPKTLQLSRSPKYPRVSVNHGPALDFNKIVLYPLNTESAMKKIEENNTLVFIVNVKSNKRQIKQALKKLYDVDTVKINTLIRPDGTKKAFARLTPDVDALDIAATKLAIV, via the exons ATGGCCCCCTCCGACAACAAGACCG GCAAGAACAAGGCCAACGCCGCCGCCAAGGCGGTTGCCAAGGGCGCTTCG CTTCACAAGTCCCGCAAGGTCCgcacctcggccaccttCCACCGCCCCAAGACCCTCCAGCTGTCGCGGTCCCCCAAGTACCCCCGTGTGTCTGTCAACCACGGCCCCGCTCTGGACTTCAACAAGATTGTTCTGTACCCCCTGAACACTGAGAGCgccatgaagaagatcgaggagAACAACACcctcgtcttcatcgtcaACGTCAAGTCCAACAAGCGCCAGATCAAGCAGGCTCTTAAGAAGCTGTACGATGTTGACACCGTCAAGATCAACACTCTTATCCG CCCTGACGGTACCAAGAAGGCCTTCGCCCGTCTTACCCCCGATGTCGATGCTCTTGACATTGCTGCCACCAAGCTGGCCATTGTCTAA
- a CDS encoding nucleolus protein: MAPQKRSKRPTLLSHSRPRIVKSKDAALSAKATRTLIRSHHRLLKVRAQALAAGDEARVSSIDAQIEANGGLESYQIASKLGQSMDRGGDSSKVLIDWIKPQLKQWNNTIPKLRVLEVGALSTKNACSTNLALDVTRIDLNSQEPGILKQDFMERPLPSNDDERFNMISLSLVLNYVADATGRGEMLKRCVKFLTSRCPIELVPSLFLVLPIACVDNSRYLNEERLGEIMACLGFCLTQSKRTSKLVFHLWEHTGTYAPKNFKKEELRSGKTRNNFAVILNKK; the protein is encoded by the coding sequence ATGGCTCCCCAAAAACGATCCAAGAGACCGACGTTGTTGTCGCATAGTCGGCCTCGCATTGTCAAATCCAAGGACGCTGCTCTTTCAGCTAAAGCTACCCGCACTCTGATTCGATCCCATCATCGACTTCTCAAAGTCCGGGCTCAAGCACTGGCTGCCGGAGACGAAGCCCGAGTCAGCAGTATTGACGCTCAAATCGAAGCTAATGGTGGTCTCGAAAGCTATCAGATCGCCAGTAAGCTAGGTCAGTCGATGGACCGTGGTGGGGATTCCAGTAAAGTCCTCATCGACTGGATCAAGCCGCAACTAAAGCAATGGAATAACACCATTCCAAAGCTCCGAGTCCTTGAAGTTGGAGCCTTGAGCACCAAAAACGCCTGCTCTACGAACCTAGCCTTGGATGTCACCCGGATCGATTTGAATTCCCAAGAGCCAGGTATTCTCAAGCAAGATTTCATGGAACGACCTTTGCCCTCTAACGATGATGAACGCTTCAACATGATCAGTCTGTCATTGGTGCTCAACTATGTTGCCGATGCTACGGGACGGGGTGAAATGCTCAAGCGTTGTGTTAAGTTCTTGACGTCGAGATGTCCCATTGAACTCGTTCCCAGTCTCTTTCTGGTATTGCCTATCGCATGCGTGGACAACTCGCGCTACCTCAACGAGGAAAGACTGGGGGAGATCATGGCTTGTCTGGGCTTCTGTCTAACGCAAAGCAAGCGGACTTCAAAGCTAGTATTTCATCTTTGGGAACACACTGGAACCTACGCGCCAAAGAACTTCAAGAAGGAAGAGTTGAGATCCGGCAAAACACGAAACAATTTCGCCGTCATTCTGAATAAGAAGTGA
- a CDS encoding Transporter, putative, which yields MSRVERTDEDNDGEPVHGSPRIPAATPISCGYAHLERENPTAESEIGGRQRSSSYSIRVRQAGGPNSIDNFARSWQRAAAFPEVLPRRSSFVSAHSDDDFAVATGQEHGTRSFPSWGRNSDVDRPLLRRDSDLDQDDEDSRALESSKKALPSTGLLASSFDRTFATSYGTISSRMSESTRRNAIQFHREHHPHVHVDGSGDLDRGPLLVKYVQHEDGTKEDFIVGQSTLPQTIFNSVNVLIGIGLLSLPLAMKHAGWVLGLLFLIFSAVTTSYTAKILAKCLDVDQSVVTYADLAYISFGQNARLITSFLFCLELLGACVALVVLFADSLYALIPGFSILRWKIVCGVVLVPLNFLPLRFLSITSILGIISCTSIVVLICIDGFVKPDAPGSLRQPANTFLFPENWATLPLSFGLIMSPWGGHGVFPNIYRDMRHPQKYGKSLWVTYLFTFALDCSMAIIGWLMFGDIVRDEITANILTITSYPQSLSVCIVVFISIIPLTKVPLNARPLVATFEVLCGLGSGPVPGNGSETMQKFSRAMVRVFVVATIVFLAVIFPAFDRIMAFLGSFLCFTICIIFPLAFYIKIFGKEISRGEYILDWILLIISSILAAVGTVWAFLPQDMLSAN from the exons ATGTCAAGGGTCGAAAGAACAGATGAAGATAACGACGGTGAACCGGTCCATGGCTCACCCAGGATACCGGCTGCAACACCAATCTCCTGCGGTTATGCCCATCTAGAGCGTGAGAATCCGACCGCCGAGTCGGAGATCGGCGGTAGACAGAG ATCGTCATCGTACTCGATTCGAGTCCGCCAAGCGGGGGGTCCCAACAGTATAGACAATTTCGCGCGGTCTTGGCAGAGAGCTGCGGCCTTCCCAGAAGTCCTCCCACGGCGGTCGTCGTTTGTCTCTGCGCATTCGGACGATGACTTTGCCGTTGCAACTGGTCAAGAACATGGAACAAGAAGTTTTCCATCATGGGGTCGGAATTCGGATGTGGACCGGCCTCTGCTTCGCAGGGACTCGGATTTGGACCAGGATGATGAAGACTCACGAGCGCTGGAATCTTCCAAGAAGGCACTTCCTAGTACTGGGCTGCTTGCTTCGTCATTTGATAGAACATTTGCGACTTCGTATGGCACTATCTCATCACGAATGAGCGAATCGACGCGGAGGAATGCGATTCAATTCCACCGAGAGCACCATCCCCATGTGCATGTGGATGGGTCTGGAGATTTGGATCGGGGCCCATTGCTTGTCAAGTATGTCCAACATGAAGATGGGACCAAGGAGGATTTCATCGTTGGGCAATCAACTCTTCCCCAGACCATTTTCAACTCTGTCAATGTGTTGATTGGCATCGGCCTGCTGAGTCTTCCATTGGCAATGAAGCATGCTGGGTGGGTGCTGGGATTGTTATTCCTTATCTTCTCGGCGGTCACCACTTCCTACACAGCCAAGATTCTGGCTAAATGTCTGGATGTCGATCAGAGCGTTGTCACTTATGCTGATCTGGCCTACATAAGTTTCGGGCAAAATGCCCGTTTGATAACAAGTTTCTTGTTCTGCTTAGAACTTTTAGGAGCATGCGTGGCGTTGGTTGTGCTCTTTGCAGACAGCCTATATGCCCTGATACCAGGATTTAGCATCCTCCGATGGAAGATCGTCTGTGGTGTTGTGCTAGTTCCGCTCAACTTCCTTCCGCTACGATTCCTGAGTATCACCAGTATATTGGGTATAATTTCATGCACATCAA TTGTGGTACTCATTTGCATCGATGGCTTTGTCAAGCCAGATGCACCGGGGTCCTTGCGGCAGCCAGCAAATACGTTCCTCTTTCCTGAAAATTGGGCTACCCTTCCTTTAAGTTTTGGTCTTATTATGT cacCATGGGGTGGTCACGGTGTCTTCCCTAACATCTACAGAGATATGAGGCACCCTCAGAAATACGGGAAGAGTCTCTGGGTGACCTATCTTTTTACA TTTGCTTTGGACTGCTCAATGGCGATCATTGGTTGGCTCATGTTTGGCGATATCGTTCGCGACGAAATCACGGCGAACATTCTCACCATCACCAGCTACCCACAGTCCTTATCTGTCTGTATTGTAGTCTTCATTTCGATCATCCCGCTCACGAAAGTGCCGTTGAA TGCCCGGCCTCTTGTGGCCACATTTGAAGTTCTTTGTGGACTAGGATCCGGCCCTGTGCCCGGAAATGGATCAGAGACAATGCAAAAGTTTTCACGGGCAATGGTCCGCGTTTTTGTGGTGGCCACGATTGTTTTTCTGGCGGTTATCTTCCCGGCTTTCGACCGTATCATGGCTTTCTTGGGATCATTCTTGTGCTTCACGATCTGTATCATCTTCCCTCTTGCATTTTATATCAAGATTTTTGGAAAGGAGATCAGTCGAGGCGAGTACATCCTTGATTGGATTCTGCTCATCATCTCCTCGATATTGGCAGCCGTGGGGACCGTCTGGGCCTTCTTGCCACAAGACATGCTCTCTGCAAACTAG